The nucleotide window CCGTGGTAGCACCCAGCACTTGATAAGCTCCCCGAGGGCCACGTGCACCGCAGGCGGTCTGCATGTTCGCTTCTTGCACTTCTTGGACTCCAAGAGGCAGGCACTGCAATTCCGCACATTTTGAGAGGCAGTCACTTGCCCAAGTTTGCACAGCAAGCACCTTGGCTTTCTTATCAATCAGTTCACGAGTTCATGTGGAGGTTTTCTAAGGTCCACCGAGGCTACTGGAGGGTTTTGAGAAGCAAGGACCCACAACTAGGATGTGTATTTTGCCAAGTGTGAGTTCGGAGGTTGCATTTTCAGGGGACGGCAGCCGAGTGGAGACATGGGTGACACAGCGATGGGGTGATGGCCAAGGAAAGCGTCCAGGCCAGGACTAGGGTGGCCGCGGTGGGGACAGAGAGAAGTGGGTGGTGTACAGTCCCAGAGGCCAGGCCTGGCTGCCCCTTTGCCCTTCCCCACCTCCGCGGGTCGCGCTGACCCGGTCTCTTCCCTCCCCACGCAGGAAGGATGCCTCTGGCCCTCGGAGAGCACGGTGTCGGGCAGTGGAGTCCCAGAGGTGAGCCCCAGCGCAGCcgccccttccccactcccacccccgccccccaaggctGCTGTGGGGGATGCCAGCGGCCCCCTGCCCAGCGGGTCCCCTTTGGGCGGGGCGGCACCTCCCCTGCTGTCGAGTGTGGCCGCCTGAGGCTCACCCCGGCCCTTCTCTGAAGAACCGCCCTTGGCCGCGAGATGCCCCTGCAGGGACCTTACACCCTGCCTCGCCCGGGAGTAGGTGCCCACACTCTCCACGCCACCCAAGAACAAAGGCGGCCCCCTTTCCACTCTGGGACGATGTCCACCCTCCAGGGCTCGCTGGCCTCGGGCTGGACTCCGGGCTCTTCTCCGCATCCCCCAGCAGGGTACACCCCGCCCtgtcccttccccccccccaggcGGCTCCGGGGAGTGGGCCTCACTCTGCCCTTTTTCTCCTGCAGCCGCAGGTCtacgccccgccccggcccgccgACCGCCTGGCGGTGCCCCCCTTCGCCCAGCGGGACCGCTTCCACCGCTTCCAGCCCACCTACCCGTACCTGCAGCACGAGATCGACCTGCCGCCCACCATCTCGCTGTCGGACGGTGAGGAGCCGCCGCCCTACCAGGGGCCCTGCACGCTCCAGCTGCGGGACCCCGAGCAGCAGCTGGAGCTGAACCGCGAGTCGGTGCGCGCGCCCCCGAACAGAACCATCTTCGACAGCGACCTGATGGACAGCGCCATGCTGGGCGGCCCCTGTCCCCCCAGCAGTAACTCGGGCATCAGCGCCACGTGCTACGGGGGCGGCGGGCGCATGGAGGGCCCGCCCCCCACCTACAGCGAGGTCATCGGGCACTACCCCGGCGCCTCCACCTTCCAGCACCAGCAGACCAGCGGGCCGCCCTCCTTGCTGGAGGGGACCCGGCTGCACCCCGCACACATCGCCCCCCTGGAGAGCACGGCGGCCTGGGGCAAAGAGAAGGATAAACAGAAGGGCCACCCCCTCTAGGagtcccggggcgggggggccaGGCCGGGGCAGCAGTAGTGAAACAGCAAAACACTCCGCACTtcttgaaagaaaagagagaggaggacgGCGACACACAGAAAATTTGACGTAACCATCCTCTCCCACCTCtgtgtataaatatttacatgttcTGTCTGGTCTGAATGCACAAGCTAAGAAAgcttgcaaaacaaaacaaaacaaaaaaacgaaaagaaaaaaaaaacaaacccatgttTCTTTGTTGAGCTGTGTCttgaaggcaaaagagaaaaaaaaaaaaaactacactagTCCTGTTTCTAGTTGAGCTGCGTGCGTGAATGcttactttcttttgtttgtttatgattTCACTTAACTTTAAAGACATATTTGCACAAAAACCTTTGTTTAAAGATCtgcaatattatatatataaatatatataaaataagagaaactgTATGTGCAAGGGCAGGAGTATTTTTGTATTAGAAGAGgcctattacaaaaaaaaaaaagttgttttctgaactagaagagaaaaaaaatggcaatttttGAGTGCCAACTCAGAAAGTGTGTATTaccttgtaaagaaaaaaaactacaaagcaGGGGTTTAgagttatttatataaatgttgaGCTTTTgcactattttttaatataaatatgtcaGTGCTTGTTTGATGGAAACTTCTATCACCGTCTGTCGAGACCTTTAAGGGAGAAATGTTGGAAGTTCGTGGCCGGCGTCCGGCAGAGGTGGGCCCCACGCTGCTGGAGAGAGGCCCCGGTGGGCTCCTTTCCTGCTAGGGATGGGTTCGTACCTGTTAACACGCTCCCGCCCCAGGAGATGCATTGTTCCCCCCTCTGGGCCAGGACAGCCTCTGGATCGCAAATGAAATAGGAAAGGTAACCGAAAGGCACCGAATTCCAGGAGCTGGGCTTTTTGCTCTTCCCGAGATAAAGATAAACTGTTGCTGAAGGAACCTTagtttttcctctctttaaaCCATGAAGGTCCCCGTAGGAGGGGGCTGACGAAGGTGCTTTTTGCGCCCTGCCCGTTGTGCCAGGGCCACGCCGGAGGAGGCGGCTGGgtggcttgtgtgcccaggataCTTGGTGATAGGCTGGTCCCAGGCGCTCTCGgctgcggtgggtgcagcccgcTGGCGTAGAGGAAAGGCCCAGAGGACCATAGGAACGTGCCCTCATCCCCGTCTCTTCTCTGTGTGTATCGAGTCTCCTGTAACAGGCCCACCATCAGAAGACCAGAGCTGAAAAAGCGCACCCGCCCGGGTTTCTCCCAGGACGTCGCGAGAGGGTTAAAACGGGAAAGGCAGTCAAGCCAATGCAAAAGCTTTAGGACATAGAAGCAGAATTCGTTCCCTTCTCCTTTTCTGCATTTTCACTCCCATCCCCGTGAAAACCATGTAGCTGTGTTTCTCTAAGCATCTTGATCAGACCCAACTCTTGTTTGCCAAGATTTTCCAGAGTAGCTTTCAGCGGGACCTCTTGCTGCTGGCGTTCCGGGGGGCGCCTGTGTGTGCCAGTAGAGCTGGCAGCGGAGAAGGTGGAGCCAGGGGTCCCTAGGGCTCTACCAGGGGCTGGAGGCCCTTCCTGGCACAGAGGTCCGGCTGGTATTCCGTGGGGGGATGCCTCTGGCAGAATTCGGACTGGCAGGTTAATGCAAGAGAGAGAAGTGAGAGGCAATAACTCGTTTTTAAgcaactttttttattacttgaaAAACAAGAACTCGAGAACAGTTTTGAAGTTCTGACCATTTGAACTCTATTTCTGTATGTACCTTTTAAGACCGTGATGACCCGTAGGTGACCGAGGGGTCTGAGTGCCTGGTCATCAGCTGGCACCACGTTCTGCTACCTTGGCCACAAAGCCTGCCTCCCCGTGGGGTCGTCAGCCTAACCTTGGCTTCTCTCTCgaagattctttgaaaaggtcgtGCAGAGAAATCCAGAGAGTTTGTCCTGAAAGGTACAGGGACACATTTCTAgatgaaacatttttctaaagaaacgTCCTTTCCTTTATGTAAAGCGTCTCCCTAGTGCCTTACTGAGAGAGCAGCCGACTCCTTTTGTCCCCAGGCAGTGGCGTTCCTGGGCAGCGAGTGCCCTGCTCACCCGGGACTGGCCTTCCCGCTCGTGGGGGACAGAGGGCCACTGCCTCTTTAAAAGCATCCTCGTCGCCTTCCCTCCACCTCGGACGTGCCCCCTCGGTCAGgccgcccctcctgcctctccagcctctgGTCAAGTACTCGTTGAACTCCCACGTGGGTCGAAAACCTAGATGTGGCCCTTGTTTGTGTGCATAGCCTCAGCCGAGAGCCAGGCCGAAGTATCCCCGAGGTCCTCTTGAGCCAAACCTTGAATCTCGTTGCTTGGCGATGTGCCCTGCGTTTGCCGTGTGGGCAGTGAATTAGAAGGAAGCAGGAGAGGGGGTTATTGCCCTCAGCTGGCTTGAGGACAGAGCACCCCCCTCGTCCCCCAGTGTTGCAGTCCAGGCCTCCACTGGGCTCCGGGCTCCGCGGATGACCGTGGCAGAAGTTCACGGCAGAACGGCTTGTCAAAGTCAGGGCACCTCCCAGGAAAACCACGGGTGTGTTTGTGCAAAGTTCTCGGTTGCTGCTGGACCCAGAGCCCTGGGGACGCACGCCTTCCTCTAGATGTTGGCTGTTGTGCCTTTGAAAAGCCTTTGAGCACCTCTTGGGAGGCCCCCCTTTTCCGGTGGAAAGTTAGGGGGGTCCTCGGCAGTGGCTGGTTGGAGGGGGACCAGGCTGGGCTCGGAGAAGGTGGCAGGCAGAGCTCGGCTTTCTCCAATCCTCTCGTTTCCCTGCTTGTCAATCATCACATTTCCTCCGGCGGAAAACCATTTCCCCCCAAGCCCAGGTCTATGCAGACGGACTTGGCTCAGGTGCACCGAGAGCTGTGCACGGTCCAGTGTTTTGCCAGGAGCTGAGAGCAACTCCTGTCCCCACGTCTAGCGAGCCCCGGGGCAGGGACTGCATCGGTCCCCTGTCCTTGTCTGTCTTCTCTGTGAATTGTACGTTTCAGAGAATTACTGTTGTTTTCCTACGTGCAACACCAAGCTTCCAGATCCATAAAACCTCCTGATGATAAAGGAAAGAAGATGTTTCGTTGGGTTTGGTTTTCCGGAAACTGCGCTTCAAATGTTGCTGTACTATATATAGCTCAGAAGGACACGCTGCATCCTCGTTCGCCTGCCTGATTCCACGGTGGTTGTGCCGATGGCGACGCTTTGACGTTGctcccctggccttggaaccgcTCCTCTTTGCAGCCCTGTTTCCCCAGTTCTGTTCAAGTTCCACGTATGTAAACTCTCTGTGGCACACTGGGTGCGGCGCCCACGTTGCTGCTGCACGAGACTCTGTATTTGGATGCCAATCCACAGCCCTGATGAAATCGCTTGTTGTGTATCAGTAATCATTAGTGGCAATGATGACATTCTGAAAAGCTGCAATACTTATACAATAAATTTTACAATTCTTTGGAAGGAGGCTCTTTCATTTCTTGGGCTACGTTGCTTTCCCCTAACCCCCACGGCCCTCTGCACCAACCCCTGAATGCCTTTCTTGGGAAGGAAGCAATCCCCCTCTGAGCTGCTGTGTGCCTTTGAGCAACTCCATCAGCCTCTCTGTTTTAGCTCAGGCGGCATTCAGGAAGCCCAGTGACAGCAGGGCAGTGCTTGGAGGGCATTGGGCTAAAAGAGTTGGCAAAACCTTGCCTACTTGTCCTCTCACTTAAGATATCATCCACTATGGCTTCATGAAAGCTCTGATAAGGTCTGCAAGAAAGAAGCTATCTTAGGTGGGGCTCTTCCAGAGGCTTGGACTTGTGTGAAGGGCCATGTCAAGGTCGTGCTCCCAGGGAAGGGAGTTGGGaagaggacagagggaggggaagTTGTGCCAGAGGGACTATTTTAGGCAAAGTCCCAGCCTCAGGCTGATCCCACGGGATCTGCAGGAAGCTTTGGGACACAAGTTGCCCTGGGAGAGAGGTCAGATGCTCTCAGATGCTCCTGGCTCTTCATGTGACAGTGGGCCCAAGAGGGGTTCCCAAAGCCCCAGGTTGGCCCTCTGAAAATGTTCCCAGGGGCCAGCCCTTAGCAGCAACGTACATAAAGCGGGGGACGGGACCCACTGCGGAATCTCttgtttatttctctaaattGAACCACTTTTCATGTCtgatcaaagattttttttgttttgttttgttttgtttttaaatcagctCAAATGGTATCAATCCCCAGGGGTGACCACTGTTTGGCCCCAGCCCTGGGATTTTGTAAGCTTCGGACCACAGAGCCCAGTGATGGGGCAGAAccgggcacacagctgcctcacCTATTCCCCTCTCTGGCGAGGAAGAACCTCAGTGATGACAAAGAATGGCTTCATGACCCTTGGGTGGACTGAGCAGGGCACCTTGGTGCTGGGCCCcggcctggctccagagcctgggtGCCTGTCACTCGAGGTCACTCTGCTTGCTGACCCTCAGTCACCCGGTCTGCGGAACAAGTTACCGGCAGTCCCTGCCAGGTGATTGCACCTGGTGTCTGATTAGATCAAGCCACAGGGCACCTGGTGGGCCAGTATCAGCCGTTCTCATTAACCATGGGCTCCAGGACAGTTTTCACATAATTGATGCTAAGGGCTGGCCCCCGGGAACATTTTCAGAGGGCCAGCCTGGGGCTTTGGGGGCCCCTCTTCGGCCCACTGTCACACGAAGAGCCAGGAGCATCTGAGAGCATCTGACCTCTCTCCCAGGGCGACCTGCATCCCAAACACGATGCtaagcactgagcaaggctggcaGCTCTTTGCAGGAGGCCTCACTTTGCACTCACTTCCCACAATATACTTCAGCGCAGCTGCGTGCCCAGGGCCAAGGGGACACTTGCGGGGGTGGGCTGGAGCGTCAGACCCAACCCTGACCTCAAAGAGTTTACCCTCTGGCTGGCGAGACAAGCTGACAGCCTGGGACCACAGTCccatgggggagggaaggagagggggctgTCGGGAGCCAGGAGAGGCTTAGGAAGCCTCAATGATTCTGAGCTGAGGGATGTTGGGAAGACAGAGATGGGGGGGCAGAGACTGAACCAGGCATTCGCCTGCGCAGCGGCCACGAGGGGCCTTAGCAGGGCACCTGCACAGCCTGGCAACGCTGACCCGGAGGGAGGGGAGCCTCTGGAAGGGGGGTGAGGACACCAGGCAGGTAATCATGTGACCAAGAGAAGGGCTGAAGTTTCCCTTTGGAGTCAATCTGCTAAACAGAGGTATTTCACAGCCTCCGTGCCAGCACGGCGCCCGTGCCAGCAggaccagccctgccctccccccaaagcCCTGGCCAGTGCTTTGCTGCAGATCCCTCCTGCCTCAAAGGTGGCAGGAGACGGGGTGGCAGCCTGAGGTGGCTCTTTCTGCAcccagagcctctgcagtgacctaaaaATCCACAGGCGCctggtctcccctcccccccgcgcCAGCCCCCATCGCACAGAGCCAGGCCCAGCAGCCAGTGGCTTGGGAGAAACGTCTGGAAAATGGCTGGAGCAACGGGGATTCCCTGTTCTCCACGCTGGCCTCTGGCCACCTGGCAGAAGCCCCTTGTCATTCACCAGATTGCTCCCCTGGACCCCATTTCCCTctgccccctgcagccccccTGCCTGGGGGAGTGGAGGGTCCTTCCTAAACCCCCTAATTATCTTGTGTCCCCCCTGCACTGGCCTGGTGACACCCCGCCTCCTGACTCCCTCCTCCCCCGCGGGGGTCAGCCCCACATCCGGCGGGCCTTAGAGTCTTCCACAGCTCCTGTGCCTCAGGAAGAAGCCCAGACGCCTCACCCAGGTGCCCAGGAGACACACTGTCTATTCTCCTGCTGATACTTGACACTCCAGCAAAAACCATCCTGCCGGCCCTCCCTGTGCGTCTGGAGCTCTTCCCCAGGCCTGTGACTGTGTCGCCGCTGCTTAGAGGCCCCTCCTCCAACCCCTGCCCTGTCCTGACCAGGCAGTAAGACCCAACTCAGacagcacctcctccaggaagccttccagtgTGCCTCAGCCTGAGCTAGCTGCCCTCCCCTGTGCTTCTCTGTGTCCTTCTACTGACAGCATGTAGTGTTCATGGCTcgcccccaacccccacttccAGCCCCAGGGGACTAAGCTGCTTGAGGTCAGAGCCAAGGTCATACACACTGTCTATGCAGGATAAATACACACTCCCAGGAAGGAGGCACCTCCCGACAACCTTCATTCTCCCAGCACCCCCATTCTACAGACATGGAAACCGAGGCGCAGAGAGATCAGCTGCCCCCTGCCCGCCACCCCATGTCACCAGACTGCCAGAGCTAGGACGCTCTATCCCACCACCCCACACCGTCTCCTCATCCAGCGCCCCCAGACTCTCTCCATGCAGTCAGATGGCAGCATCAGAATGGAAACAGGCCTGGCTGACCAGGGCACACTCCCATGCCACACCTCAGGGTCCCGGGGCCACATGAGCGTGGGTTCTGACCCAGCTCTGCACCTGGCTGGCTGGGCGCCTTCTGCAGCCCACCAGAGTGCTGGTATCCTCCAGGGGGGAAACGGGCCTGGGAGGTGAGACCTGGTCCTTGCTGACAGCGCCTCTGGGATCAGCGCGCCGCCAACCCTTAGCGTCTCTAACAGGTGGGGGGTGCGtttgttttccattgtgtatattggATGTTTTTATCAAAGTAAAAGAGCAGGTCTAAGGCAACAGCGCCCCCCCCCCTCATCTTCTCCAGGCCCGCAGCCTGGCCCTCGGGGGCAACAGCTGCTCTCATTCCTGTGCATTTGGGGAGGGACCGCTTCACCCCAACCCTGGAGTCCACCTCTAATCCGCGCTTTGAGACATTACTGCCCAACTTCCTGCTGGGACGGGAAAGCCTGTAGTACGTTGACACGCCTCTTTGCTGCCCACTAAAGACATGTTCTTACTTGGGGGTCCTCTCCGGTTGTCTTGGTGACATCAAGTCCTGTGAGTCTCCCCTCTATCTGCGTGCCCTCTGAGGCGACAGTGTCTCGGGCCCCCCTGGGCAAGTTGAGGTGGTGGCACGTTGCCCTGGGCCTGCCCTTCCActtgccccgccccctccctcctttcacaCCCGTCCTAAGTTCTCTCCATTTCTACTTCCAACTTATCAAGACCAGGAACATTCCAGTAGCATAATTCGGTCCTCTGTGCTTTATCTGTAAGGAGATCTCGAAGTGAAATTCagtcacagctcagggcaatgccggatccttaacccactgagtgaggccaggggccatcctcatggatgctcgtggggttcattaccgctgagccacgatggaaactcccacatatattttaaaatggaatcatactctAGCTTTATAAATATCTTTCCTTAATACACCGTGACCCCTTTCCTTACCCGTAAATATCATCCTATGGCCCATGTTTTTCCTCGCATCAGAGCGTTCCACTGTACAGGTTTCTAATTTGCTCAATGGATCCTCTTTGgttggacatctgggttgtttatAATTCCTTCACCTTTATAGGCCATCCTATGGTGACGAGCTCCTGCATACATCTTTGTACACGGACGATATTCTCTTGCTTGGATAAAAGAAAGGAATTGGTCATATTAATGCTGTTACAGGTACACAGAATGGCCCCGACAAGGGTGACAAGGCAGAGGTCACACGCCAAGCACGTGGCAGAAagagtctccctctctctcccctctttccaAAATGCTTTTTTCTATCCTTATTTGTCCACCACGTGACCTTGAATCAGTCCACCCAATATTTTAGTTTCCTCTCTGATGAACGTGTACGTTTCCATTAATTCTTCATGTAATAAGTGACCCAAAGCAACAGACCGGCTTCAGCAGAAGCACGAATCATTGACTCTTGGACCTGAGGAGCACCTGGCTCGGAGCGGGGCTAGACCACACGCTCCCAGGTCCAGGTGTGCCCGCCCCCGTGCTAGGAAGGCGTTTGTCTCCATTCCAACTGCTCATCCCTACAGACTTGCTTTTCAGCCAGATTCTCCTCTCGGGGCCACCTGCTCTCCTGGTTCATTTCCTGACAGCTCTAAATCAAGTGGGAGAAAACGAGTCCGCCGTCTCCGATCGCAAGTCCCAGAGTGGAATCCCACTGGGCTGGCTTAGGGCACATACCCGTCCCGGAGCCAATCACGGCAGAGCCGCAAGAAGGGAGGGCTCCGATTGGCCTGGTTTGGGTCACGTGCCCTCCTCCggacctgggggtggggccagCTTCCTCCCATCCATGTGGATTGCGAAGGGGAAAGGtggttttctaaaagaaaatcgGAGTGGTGGTGTCAGCAGGAGGTTGGACGGCCGACATCTGCCAGGTGCCGTTACAATGGACAAGTAAACGCATTAATAATCAAAAAAGGAAGCTTTTGATGAACACAGCAACGGCGTGGCCGTGTTCAGTCCACGTTGCCGCCTTTGCACCGAGCTGGGGAAGGCAGCAGTGTCTGAACCAGCCCTGCCATCTTGATTACTTCAAGTTGGTTTAGAGTtgatatttattgaaattatttcagcATGTGTGTCTGGCTTCCTGTCTCAGTCGCAGGCGTAGACGGAACGTTCAGAGTGAGAAAGAATGTGTGAGCCAACGGGGGAGACAGAACACACAGGAAGGCTGTGCCAAATCAGCGTTGCATTTTCTTTAACACTTTGTACAGTTGTCCTGAAGTAAAAGAactgtttctaaaaataaaacaaaatattatataaaagctTCACAATCAAACGCTTTGGAACAAATGATGGGCTTAAATgtgcaaataaagttttaaaatgaatatccatccgtgtgtgtgtgtgtgtgtgtgtccatgtgtgcaCGTGAGCTGCCACgatttgcccctccccctcccccaggtccccTCCACTCTCCCCTCCTCGCCATTTGTGCCCCCTCCTTGCCCTGACTGATGACCCTGAAAAGCAGAGGGTTGAAATCATGATGTTCAGCTTATTAAAAGGCTTTTATT belongs to Phacochoerus africanus isolate WHEZ1 chromosome 3, ROS_Pafr_v1, whole genome shotgun sequence and includes:
- the PMEPA1 gene encoding protein TMEPAI isoform X1, which produces MTRAPGRFSELSGAFLRTVQDASTGVPRFPSRPHLGRVKVRGGRKRLGASWGCRSGVGEFPAKSAELEFVEITIIVVVVMVMVVVITCLLSHYKLSARSFLGRHSQGRRREDALSSEGCLWPSESTVSGSGVPEPQVYAPPRPADRLAVPPFAQRDRFHRFQPTYPYLQHEIDLPPTISLSDGEEPPPYQGPCTLQLRDPEQQLELNRESVRAPPNRTIFDSDLMDSAMLGGPCPPSSNSGISATCYGGGGRMEGPPPTYSEVIGHYPGASTFQHQQTSGPPSLLEGTRLHPAHIAPLESTAAWGKEKDKQKGHPL
- the PMEPA1 gene encoding protein TMEPAI isoform X3 — protein: MVMVVVITCLLSHYKLSARSFLGRHSQGRRREDALSSEGCLWPSESTVSGSGVPEPQVYAPPRPADRLAVPPFAQRDRFHRFQPTYPYLQHEIDLPPTISLSDGEEPPPYQGPCTLQLRDPEQQLELNRESVRAPPNRTIFDSDLMDSAMLGGPCPPSSNSGISATCYGGGGRMEGPPPTYSEVIGHYPGASTFQHQQTSGPPSLLEGTRLHPAHIAPLESTAAWGKEKDKQKGHPL
- the PMEPA1 gene encoding protein TMEPAI isoform X2 translates to MHRLMGVNSTAAAAAGQPNVSCTCNCKRSLFQSMEITELEFVEITIIVVVVMVMVVVITCLLSHYKLSARSFLGRHSQGRRREDALSSEGCLWPSESTVSGSGVPEPQVYAPPRPADRLAVPPFAQRDRFHRFQPTYPYLQHEIDLPPTISLSDGEEPPPYQGPCTLQLRDPEQQLELNRESVRAPPNRTIFDSDLMDSAMLGGPCPPSSNSGISATCYGGGGRMEGPPPTYSEVIGHYPGASTFQHQQTSGPPSLLEGTRLHPAHIAPLESTAAWGKEKDKQKGHPL